Proteins encoded together in one Desulfovibrio sp. window:
- a CDS encoding thermonuclease family protein — MRIQRTDGAVVTIRVYGIDCPEIGQPYGKEARDLTATLLMGKTVEVTPAQKSKSYGREVASIMQPDGTRLLQEALTASGLAWVDGRYCKQEACNEWRKMQQEAREASPPRGLWADPSPVPPWQWRRMHRR, encoded by the coding sequence ATGCGGATACAACGCACTGACGGTGCGGTGGTGACAATCCGCGTCTATGGCATAGACTGCCCGGAAATTGGCCAGCCATACGGCAAGGAAGCCCGTGATCTGACTGCAACGTTGCTCATGGGCAAGACTGTGGAAGTTACCCCTGCGCAAAAAAGCAAGAGCTATGGGCGGGAGGTAGCCAGTATCATGCAGCCGGATGGTACGCGCCTGTTGCAAGAGGCCCTGACGGCATCCGGGCTGGCCTGGGTGGACGGACGATATTGCAAGCAGGAGGCCTGCAACGAGTGGCGAAAAATGCAGCAGGAAGCCAGGGAGGCAAGCCCACCTCGCGGCCTGTGGGCTGACCCATCTCCGGTGCCTCCCTGGCAGTGGCGGCGCATGCACCGCAGATAA
- a CDS encoding DNA-binding protein translates to MNALRTPEEVRRDFETRGMSVATWARRHGYSPFGVYDVLLGRTKGLRGESHNIAVALGIKAGSINTNVNR, encoded by the coding sequence ATGAACGCACTGCGCACCCCGGAGGAAGTGCGGCGCGACTTTGAAACCCGGGGCATGAGCGTGGCCACATGGGCGCGGCGGCATGGATATTCGCCCTTTGGCGTTTATGATGTGTTGTTAGGCCGCACTAAAGGTCTGCGCGGAGAGAGCCACAATATTGCCGTTGCCCTGGGTATCAAAGCTGGCAGCATCAATACCAACGTAAACCGTTAG
- a CDS encoding helix-turn-helix transcriptional regulator encodes MSFSRRLVEERKRLKFKQKEISERLGIHINSQLDYEKERLPSFAVYLERLADLGFDIGYIVTGARQGVVLTAEECEVLALYRKAPETIQTAAKAVLVSGHHATQGPIVNGNVAGPVATNYYGGGNDYVAKN; translated from the coding sequence ATGAGTTTTTCTAGGAGACTGGTAGAAGAGCGCAAGCGTCTGAAATTTAAACAAAAAGAGATTTCAGAAAGGCTTGGCATCCATATTAACAGTCAGCTTGATTACGAAAAGGAGCGGCTACCGTCCTTCGCAGTCTACCTGGAACGGCTTGCTGATCTTGGATTTGATATTGGCTATATTGTCACGGGGGCGCGACAAGGAGTCGTGTTGACCGCTGAAGAGTGTGAGGTCTTAGCTCTCTACAGAAAGGCACCTGAAACCATACAAACTGCGGCTAAGGCAGTGCTTGTCTCTGGTCATCACGCGACCCAAGGCCCCATAGTAAATGGGAATGTCGCTGGGCCAGTGGCTACAAATTACTATGGAGGGGGAAATGATTATGTGGCAAAAAATTAG
- a CDS encoding OB-fold protein: MIMWQKISTCVAAIIFSLFFTLAGSAHALEATTAFTIPGKYVLLVVKDFSPEEKIEAKVVVKSAKEAAKKLNVEQCQIVFYEKAKAESEGPMAVASSVGDDNDPMFLQATNAEQSGRLKKIIGYEAEPKELYQAYENNEVVADEDFKGKPVILEVKVSGVAKDVAGKPYVLVPVDKSGLFGLRIYLDMKDPFLRELKKGSIAVIQAKAKGFTVKNVMMDGVIASVAKK, encoded by the coding sequence ATGATTATGTGGCAAAAAATTAGTACATGTGTAGCAGCTATTATTTTTAGCTTGTTTTTTACATTAGCAGGGTCTGCTCATGCACTAGAGGCAACGACAGCTTTTACCATCCCGGGAAAATATGTGTTGCTTGTCGTAAAAGATTTTTCCCCTGAAGAAAAAATTGAAGCAAAAGTTGTGGTCAAATCTGCAAAAGAGGCTGCAAAAAAGCTTAATGTTGAGCAATGCCAGATCGTTTTTTATGAGAAGGCGAAAGCAGAATCAGAGGGGCCGATGGCTGTAGCCTCATCGGTCGGGGATGATAATGATCCTATGTTCCTGCAAGCTACGAATGCAGAGCAGTCCGGACGATTGAAAAAAATTATTGGCTATGAAGCAGAACCCAAAGAACTCTATCAGGCTTATGAAAATAATGAAGTCGTCGCAGATGAAGACTTTAAGGGGAAGCCAGTTATTCTTGAGGTAAAAGTCTCCGGTGTGGCAAAAGATGTGGCTGGAAAACCTTATGTGCTTGTTCCAGTCGATAAGTCCGGTTTGTTTGGATTGCGTATTTATCTGGATATGAAAGATCCTTTTTTGCGTGAGCTTAAAAAGGGGTCAATTGCAGTTATACAAGCCAAAGCTAAAGGCTTTACCGTAAAAAATGTGATGATGGATGGCGTTATTGCCAGTGTTGCTAAAAAGTAA